CCGTACAGCACCCTGGCGATCATGATCATGTTTACGACAATGCCGTTGAGGGTAGCGACAACCGCGATGGCACTCATGGTCACCAGCGGAAAACCGGTAAGGCGCATGAAAACGGTCGCCAGCGGCGCAGGCGAAGTGGCCAATTCTTGCGGCGGTACCACTACGATCGAAATCCACATGACGAGAACGTACAGGACCGTCGTGATACCCAGCGTCAGGAACAGCGCGCGTGGCAGCGTTCGGCTTGGCTCTTTCAGTTCCTCGGCGATGTTGACCAGATGCTCAAAGCCGATAAAGGCGAATACCGCAATGACGGTCGTCCCGCCAATCGCCATCCATGAATCGGGATCTCCGGCCGGCATCATTTCGGGTAGCCGCGTCAAAACTGCGTCCTCGGACATGAGTCCGGCCCCGACAATCAGCAGCAGACCGCCAATTTCGACGAGCGTCATGACCCCGGCAAAAGCAATGGATTGAGCCGTGCCCATGCACGCTACCGCGCCCATCGCGAGCACCACCCCGACGATAATCCAGGCACTGGGCAGGTCGATGAAGACGGCAATATAGCCAGCGCTTCCGGAACTTATGGTCGCAGCGGTGATGGTCGCGTTCACGACCACCAGCAGGCCGACGATCAGGCCGAGCCATTTGCGATCGAAGGCTGCCTCAACATAGGCGGCTTCGCTGGCGCTGATCGGCATGCGCGTACCGAGTTCCGCAAAAGCGGCAGCGGTGAATCCCATCGCCAGCGCCGCAATCATGAATGCAATAGGCGCATTCATGCCGCTGCGCCCAGCGGCAACGCCGGCCAGCACGTAGATGCCGGCACCAATCGTGACGCCAAGTCCGTAGAGGACGGCATGCGTCATCGAAAGCGATCTGATCAAGGATTTCGGTGCGGGGTTCGGCGTCAAGAGCTGTACATGCCGAGATTACCCTGGAGTGGAAGCGACGTGATTTTCACCAAGGACCTAGGCACCAACGGAAAGCTTCGAAACGGTGGTTCCAGGCGCGCTCGAGCTATCCTTTGCACCGGCCGCGACATGCGACACGGTCACATTGGTTCCCGGTTCGTTATCGGTGACAACCACCGATGCCGCCAGTTGCCCGGCGAGCGCATTGACAATGCCGGTGCCAAGGCCGGACTTGGTCTTGGCAGGATCGTCCAGCATCCCGCAGCCATTGTCAGATACGGTCAGGACCCAACCTGATGTCTTGGTGGCAAAGGCCACGTCGATGTGACAGTGTTCCTGCTCGGCATCGGGGAATGCGTGCTTGAGTGCATTGATCGCCAGTTCCGTGACAATCAGCCCCAGGCTGACCGACTGATCCGGGCTCATCAAACTGGCATCGGCTGTGACATTCAGGGTCAATTTGCTTGGATCGGCTATCATTGATGCGCCAATGCTGGCGCACAGGTCTGTTAGGTATGGCAGAAGAGCAACATCGGCGTTCGCGTTCGAAGCCAGCAAACGTTGCAGCGTGGCAATCGACAAGACCCGGTGGTGGGCATCGCGCAGGTGGTCGCGGGTTTCTTCTGACTGGGACCGTTTCACGCGCTGCATCAGGATGCTCGCGATAATCTGCAGGCTGTTGGCGACTCGGTGGTTCAATTCCTGCAGCAGGACCTGCTTCTCGCGGATCAGCGAATCGTTCTTCTGGACTTGGGCGAGAACCGCACTCTCGGAATCGCGCATTGCCGTGATATCGGAGACAGCAAGGACTAGCCGGATTGCAGCGTTTTCGTTGTGGTCCAGCGCGTGTGCATTCAAGATCAGAATGCGTTCGGGCCGGTCTTCGCGCTTCAGAACAAATTCGTAGGCGTCGATAGCTGCGCGCCCGCTGGCGGTTGCCTCAAGCAGGGACCTCAGTTGCGGCCTGTCCCATTCACCGCTGCCCAGCGCGAACAGTGACAACCCGACCACGGCTTCAATCCGCAAATCAAAGGCCCGGCAAAACGTCTCACTGGCTGCTTGAACAATCAGGTGATCGTTGAGCAACAGCAGCGGCATGGTGGAAGACACGACCAGCGCCATTCCGAGACTGCTGGAGTTTTCAGGTGAAACAGGCGTAAAAAATTCCATGGCCGAAGCCTGCGGGACCAGAGACTCGCACATCGAGAGCCATACCCGGTTGCCTGTCATGCCAACTTAAGACTCGCAAAGCCTGATGATCATAGCACCAACCTACCAAAACCGGCCATTCAATCGGCTTCAACCCAATTCCAATTGAAATGGGGCTGAAGCGATACGAGCGGCATTGTCCGCAATGTTGTCGTAAGCGGACAGTCCAGCATTTAGGCAAATGCTAGGCAAAAGCGGACATTTCGGATCGTCCGGCATCCCCGTCGTCTCAACTATGCAGATTTCGCCTGCTGGATGACGTGAAACGCGCCGCCCATCAGACGGGTCACCTCATCCCCACTGAACACGTACTGGGGCTCATAACTCAGGCCGAGCTGTGATGGCCGCTTCCAGCGATCGACGTACAAGCCTTTGTTTGGGCCGAAGGTCAGGTCGATATGTTTGGCGAGCCGCGCTGGCCCTTGCCGCGAATAGGCGGTGCGGAAGATCGAAATGTCGACGACATAAGACCCGATCATCACCCAGACGTGGCCATCCCAATCCGGGTTCGATTTGCTGAAGACCTGCGGGCCGTCGAACGGTTGTCGATCCCCAAATACCAGGTCACCGTCCACAACCAAGGTGCCCGCGACCACATGGATTGGTGCCGCCATGCACCGCTCGAGCCCGACCGCCAGGGCGGCGCTCATCAGGGCGCACGCTCCCGGGATGGCAGGGAATATTTTGAGCAAATCGATCGCGCACTGAGACAAGGCTTCGCGATCGGTATCGGTCATCTCATAGGCCTTGAAGGATTTCGCCGCAGCCCAGCCATGCTGAGCAGCAACAAGTTTTCCTACGTGTGCGATATCTTTAATTGCCGACATTCGCGGCATTTAGGCCAGTCAGAACAGTCCCGCCAGTGGTTCTATTGACGCCAGAGACTGCTCGCGACCGATGCACCAGTTGACGAATCACGCCGCACCTGTTCTTTTTATGTTCCCCATTCCGTCTGGAACATGCCTCGTGCTTAGCTTTGTCGATTGCCCGCCCAAACTCGAAATTCCGCTGTTCGGAACCCAGGTTCCCGCCGGCTTTCCAAGCCCTGCGGACGATCACATCGAGGGCAAGCTCGACCTCAACGAGCACCTGATCCGCAGGCCCGCGGCCACGTTTTTCGTCCGCGCCGCCGGGGAATCCATGCGCGATGCGGGGATATTCGATGGCGACCTGCTGGTCATCGATCGCGGGATCAGCCCCCAGCCCGACGACATCGTCATTGCCATTCTGCACGGCGACCTGACCGTCAAACGCCTGAAAAAGGTGGCCGGGCAGTGGCATCTCGCAGCCGAGAATATGGACTATCCCTCGTTGCCCATTGGCGAAAACGACTGCGAGATCTGGGGCGTCGTCACCACGAGCATCCGGCGCCATTGCGGCCGCTGATGGCCACCTTTGCGCTGGTCGACTGCAACAACTTCTATGCATCCTGTGAGCGGCTGTTCCAGCCCCGCCTGCGGGAGCGCCCAGTGGTGGTCCTCTCTAATAACGATGGCTGCGTCATTGCCCGCTCAAACGAGGCGAAGGTGCTGGGCGTCGCGATGGGCGCGCCCATGTTCAAGATCCGAAAACTGGTCGAGGAACATGACATTGCCGTCTGCTCGTCGAACTATGCGCTTTATGGCGACATCTCCGAACGCGTGATGACCGTGCTGGGTGCGAGCGCGCCCTCTCACGAGATCTACAGCATCGACGAGTGCTTCCTCGATCTCGACCGATTGGCCGTACCAAGTCTCACCGAATGGTGCCGAGTCCTGCGCGAGAGGACCAGACGATGGACTGGAATTCCGGTGTCGGTCGGCGTTGGGCCAACCAAGACTCTGGCCAAGCTCGCTAATCGGTTGGCGAAGAAATCGGCCAAGGCGGGCGGTGTTCTCGATCTCGTCCATCATCCGGCCTGGATCGAGGCTGCCTTGCGCAAAACCCCGGTCGGCGATGTCTGGGGCGTGGGTAGGCGCTGGACGGTGATGCTTGAGGAGCGCGGTATTCACACCGCCCACGAATTCGCCAACGCTCCCGATGGCTGGGTCCGGCAGAGCATGGGTGTGGTCGGCCTGCGCACTGTACATGAACTGCGCGGCTTCGTTTGCCATGCCCTTGAAGACCAGCCTTCGCCAAAACAGACGACTTGTTGCTCGCGAACCTTCGGCGCAGCAATCCGCGAAAAGAGCCAGGTTCACGATGCCGTGATGAGTTTTTCCGAAAGGGTCGCCGAAAAGGTGCGTCATGCCGGGCAGGTGGCCGGCGCGGTCCAGTTGTTCATCCGGACCGATCCATTTGCCCAAGGCGCACCGCAAAAGTCGCTGTCGGGCTCGGCGACGTTTCATCGGCCAACGTCGGATACCCGCGAGATTTCGGCCACCGTGCTGCGGATCTTCGACCGTATCTGGAGTGCAGGCTATGATTGGCGAAAGGCCGGTGTGCTGCTGCTCGACCTCGGCATGCCGGGAGATTCCCCTGCCTCGCTGTTCGACAGGATCGAGGAAGCTGACGATGGGCTCATGAGCGCGATCGATCAGATCAACGCCCGCTATGGGCGCGGCACGGCAAGGTTGGGATTGGCACAGAAGAGCGGCGAATGGCGCATGCGGCGCGAAAACCTGTCGCCGAGCTTTACCACGCGCTGGTCGGACATCCCTTCGGCCAGGCTCACCTAGCGCACGCCAAACAGGTCACGCTTGCCCGGCAATACCGGAGATGATCGCGTCAGCCCGGTCGAGAGGCACGAACACGCGCGTCTTGTAGGCGATAATCTCGGTGAAGCAGCCCTTCGCCTTGAGTTCGGGAATGCGCGCGGCTTCGGCATCGACGATCTCTATCCTGCGGGAACCGTTCACCCGCGACGTGCGGATTGTGAAATTGAGGGGGTGCGGCGCCTTCCATGTTCCGCCGCCCATGACGGCGGCAGCGATCTTGTCGGGATCGGTCGGAACCGTGCGGTTGACCCCGAGCTTCTCGAGGGTCGCGTCGACATAGAGATCGTGGACATGACGACCGAGCCAAGAGGTGCCAGACTTGTCGACGATACGATTGACCGTGAGGTCTTCCTTTGGAAGCGCGCCCCAGATCGGCAGGAGCAGTCCGGTCGCGAGGTAAACGGTCTCCGTGACCAGCTGGCTTTCATCTGCTGCATATTCCTCTTCCCACAGGGCACGGAACCTGGCCTTGGACACCGTCTCCCAAGCTGACTCATCGAGGTGGTCGGCGCGGAGGTACTCACTGCGCAGCGGCCGAACGAGTTCGTAGCGCCGAATGGTATTGCCCTCTTCATCCATGTGCGAGGGCGCACGGATCGCCAGGGCAACCTTCCCCGATTTGCCGTTGCGCATGAACAGCGGTTTGTCCTCGTGAGACGCCAACTTGAGCACCCGCTCGAGCGAGAGGACCTTGCGTCGCTGGGTCAGCGACAGTTCTAGAAGGTGCGAAGTAGCGCCGGTCACGGGATCAGTCCGGATCACCGTGTCCGACAGAACCTGGCAAGCCTCGACCGAGATGGTCTCGACTCCGATGTCGAAGGTGCCAGCCTCCTTCGCCGCCGCGACGCGCGTTTCGACAAGGGTCAGGAACTCGTCGAAGATGGCGTTCTGCACCGCGATCCTCATGGCGAGGATACGGTTGAGCCATCGCTGGATTGGCGGCAGGTCCTCGCGCAGCACACCGTCCTGATCGGTGAGATCGAGCCCGCTCATTGTCTGAAACTCGGCGAGCGAGGTGCTCTTGAGTTTGCCCATTGCAAGCAACCCGTACCAGTCATGCAAGGCGTGCTTGGCGTAGCTGCTCTCGAGGTTGTCTGAGGACTCGAACATGCCCTGGCCGCCGGTCTGGCGCTGGCCGCGGGTGAGCGCGCCCAGTGCGTCGAGCCGCCGCGCAATCGTGCTGGTGAACCGCGCCTCACCCTTGCAGTCGGTCGTGACCGGCCGGAACAGCGGCGGACAGGCCTGGTGGGTCCGGTGGGTGCGCCCCAAGCCCTGGATGGCCCGGTCCGCGCGCCAGCCTGGTTCGAGCAGGAAGTGGACTCGGCGCTGCTGGTTCTTCGCATCCAGGCTGGCGTGGTAGCTGCGCCCCGTGCCGCCGGCATCCGAGAATACGAGGATACGCTTTGCGCCAGTCATGAACGCGGCGGTCTCGGCAAGGTTGGTCCTGGGCGAGCGGCTTTCGAGGCGTTGTTGCCCCGAACCATCGCGTACTAGGCGTTTGCTGCGCCCGGTGACTTCGGCCACCGCACTCACGCCGTAGTGTACAAGTAGCGCATCGAGCGCGGTCGGGATCGGCGGCATGGCACAGATATGCTCGATGAGTTGCTCTCGAGCGGCTTCGGCCTGAGGGTTGTGGACCGGATTGCCGGCCTGGTCCCACATCGGGCGCGAGCGGACATCGCCGAGTTCGTCGACATATTCTTCCATCTGCCGGGTCGGGAAGGCGCGGGTGAGGTAGTCCACGATCGCCTCGCGTGGCGATAGGTCCAGTTCCAGCGCCTCACGCTCCTCGGGGTCCAGTTCGTTGAGACGCCGGTTGAGGATCGATTCCGCCGTGCTGACGAGCTGGACGACCACGCTTTCCTCGCTGGCCAGATGCTCATCGATTGCGGGATAGATCGAGGGGAGCTTCAGGCTGAGCAGGACTTGCGCAAAGAAGCGCTGCTTGGTGCCCTCGAACCGGCTGCGCGCCGCCGCCTTGGCGCCGCTGTTGAGCGTCCTGTTCTCAAGACCATCGACGATGCCGGTGAGTTCGAGTGCGGCCTCGAGGTTCTGATGGATGTTCGTCCAGGCCTCGCAATAGGTGTCGTAGATCGCGATCTGCTCCGGGGTAAGGTCATGTCGCAGGATGTCGTACTCGATCCCGGCGAAGCTCAGTGCCCGGGCCAGGTATAGGCCGGATGCCTTGAGATCGCGGGCAACCAGTTCCATCGCAGCAATTCCGCCGTCGCGGATTTCGCTGATGAACTGTTCGCGGGCCGCGAACGCCGTGCCCGGCCCCCACAGACCGAGACGGACCGCATAGGCGAGGTTGTTGACGTCGGATGCTCCCGTTGCCGAGGCATAGAGCACCCGGGCGCGCGGTAGCGTGTTCTGGAGCAGGACACCGGCGATACCCTGCAGCGAGCCCTGCTTCTTCCCCAGCGCCCCTTCCCCGCCGGCCACGCCGCCCATTTCATGGGCCTCGTCGAATACGATCACGCCTTCGAAGTCTTCACCAGCCCAGCGCACGATCTGGTCAAGTCGTGT
This region of Novosphingobium sp. CECT 9465 genomic DNA includes:
- a CDS encoding APC family permease, which translates into the protein MTHAVLYGLGVTIGAGIYVLAGVAAGRSGMNAPIAFMIAALAMGFTAAAFAELGTRMPISASEAAYVEAAFDRKWLGLIVGLLVVVNATITAATISSGSAGYIAVFIDLPSAWIIVGVVLAMGAVACMGTAQSIAFAGVMTLVEIGGLLLIVGAGLMSEDAVLTRLPEMMPAGDPDSWMAIGGTTVIAVFAFIGFEHLVNIAEELKEPSRTLPRALFLTLGITTVLYVLVMWISIVVVPPQELATSPAPLATVFMRLTGFPLVTMSAIAVVATLNGIVVNMIMIARVLYGLSARGSLPVAFARLGVRTRTPLLGTAVGVGAILALAVAIPLGGLADIAARGTLLIFAITNAALIRIKLRCQPVPPGIFVCPLWVAVAGLTSSLVLLAFAIFE
- a CDS encoding LexA family protein, encoding MFPIPSGTCLVLSFVDCPPKLEIPLFGTQVPAGFPSPADDHIEGKLDLNEHLIRRPAATFFVRAAGESMRDAGIFDGDLLVIDRGISPQPDDIVIAILHGDLTVKRLKKVAGQWHLAAENMDYPSLPIGENDCEIWGVVTTSIRRHCGR
- a CDS encoding strawberry notch family protein codes for the protein MTTTLPRASAILSAARTLAAKLLLTVPIDRAALSEAMIQSTGGRDAAGAWQQRDSFEALEVALAMAVPRLVGQMEAGAAIRTLEALTKDLPTHTVRSEAQIAFQQFSTPPALAYLAVNLARLSVEDVFLEPSAGTGIIASLAQGLAKSSVLNELEPTRADLLEGIFPESHVFRHDGAKLGALLSGNTRPSVIVMNPPFSISQSRGQDQNTAARHLRAAIDHLLPGGRVVAIMPDWFSPSASCGEVFRRTLESARVVLSLRLDRGGYAKHGTGIAVRILVIDKIAGEIGLSTINRASVSELYAALPAIPPRAALRKASESVAPRPKLSLFRSVRTGPARPVIVRAAQTNEVRPVAYAVLDEPAAMGEQRGVYADYRPSRVVIPEAGEHPTHLVESAAMASIAAPRPGYVPCLPERTVTARLLSAAQLETVIYAGEAWSRDLHGRFSHPSGEVALKEDPDGQLYRTGFFLGDGTGAGKGRQAAACILDQWLKGNRRHIWISKNAPLLEDAQRDWTAIGGLPSDILELARWKIGEKITAPEGILFVPYGTLRSSRVEDTRLDQIVRWAGEDFEGVIVFDEAHEMGGVAGGEGALGKKQGSLQGIAGVLLQNTLPRARVLYASATGASDVNNLAYAVRLGLWGPGTAFAAREQFISEIRDGGIAAMELVARDLKASGLYLARALSFAGIEYDILRHDLTPEQIAIYDTYCEAWTNIHQNLEAALELTGIVDGLENRTLNSGAKAAARSRFEGTKQRFFAQVLLSLKLPSIYPAIDEHLASEESVVVQLVSTAESILNRRLNELDPEEREALELDLSPREAIVDYLTRAFPTRQMEEYVDELGDVRSRPMWDQAGNPVHNPQAEAAREQLIEHICAMPPIPTALDALLVHYGVSAVAEVTGRSKRLVRDGSGQQRLESRSPRTNLAETAAFMTGAKRILVFSDAGGTGRSYHASLDAKNQQRRVHFLLEPGWRADRAIQGLGRTHRTHQACPPLFRPVTTDCKGEARFTSTIARRLDALGALTRGQRQTGGQGMFESSDNLESSYAKHALHDWYGLLAMGKLKSTSLAEFQTMSGLDLTDQDGVLREDLPPIQRWLNRILAMRIAVQNAIFDEFLTLVETRVAAAKEAGTFDIGVETISVEACQVLSDTVIRTDPVTGATSHLLELSLTQRRKVLSLERVLKLASHEDKPLFMRNGKSGKVALAIRAPSHMDEEGNTIRRYELVRPLRSEYLRADHLDESAWETVSKARFRALWEEEYAADESQLVTETVYLATGLLLPIWGALPKEDLTVNRIVDKSGTSWLGRHVHDLYVDATLEKLGVNRTVPTDPDKIAAAVMGGGTWKAPHPLNFTIRTSRVNGSRRIEIVDAEAARIPELKAKGCFTEIIAYKTRVFVPLDRADAIISGIAGQA
- a CDS encoding Y-family DNA polymerase; the encoded protein is MATFALVDCNNFYASCERLFQPRLRERPVVVLSNNDGCVIARSNEAKVLGVAMGAPMFKIRKLVEEHDIAVCSSNYALYGDISERVMTVLGASAPSHEIYSIDECFLDLDRLAVPSLTEWCRVLRERTRRWTGIPVSVGVGPTKTLAKLANRLAKKSAKAGGVLDLVHHPAWIEAALRKTPVGDVWGVGRRWTVMLEERGIHTAHEFANAPDGWVRQSMGVVGLRTVHELRGFVCHALEDQPSPKQTTCCSRTFGAAIREKSQVHDAVMSFSERVAEKVRHAGQVAGAVQLFIRTDPFAQGAPQKSLSGSATFHRPTSDTREISATVLRIFDRIWSAGYDWRKAGVLLLDLGMPGDSPASLFDRIEEADDGLMSAIDQINARYGRGTARLGLAQKSGEWRMRRENLSPSFTTRWSDIPSARLT
- a CDS encoding sensor histidine kinase translates to MEFFTPVSPENSSSLGMALVVSSTMPLLLLNDHLIVQAASETFCRAFDLRIEAVVGLSLFALGSGEWDRPQLRSLLEATASGRAAIDAYEFVLKREDRPERILILNAHALDHNENAAIRLVLAVSDITAMRDSESAVLAQVQKNDSLIREKQVLLQELNHRVANSLQIIASILMQRVKRSQSEETRDHLRDAHHRVLSIATLQRLLASNANADVALLPYLTDLCASIGASMIADPSKLTLNVTADASLMSPDQSVSLGLIVTELAINALKHAFPDAEQEHCHIDVAFATKTSGWVLTVSDNGCGMLDDPAKTKSGLGTGIVNALAGQLAASVVVTDNEPGTNVTVSHVAAGAKDSSSAPGTTVSKLSVGA